The following coding sequences lie in one Neptunomonas phycophila genomic window:
- a CDS encoding WD40/YVTN/BNR-like repeat-containing protein, with protein sequence MPAVFSPVGVYIRCLMLVVFFSSSANADRLDAPALKTPRATSGLLLDIAKAGDRLVAVGDQGVILLSDTQGRQWQQADVPTSVMLTAVTFVTDSIGWAVGHDGVLLRTSDAGLNWRVVMTGNELNALQVEQFQRLVDTGGDSAMPELAVDELSYYLDDAIVAQEDGPSLPLLNVFFSDSDHGFVMGAYGLLIATQDGGDSWKVLSHRVPNPDRFHLNAMTGDAHYLYLAGEAGILYRSGDQGEHWEALDSPYEGSFFDINVYRGEVLLAGLRGHLFTSPDQGITWEQVAIDTPSTLSAVASRDNQSLLIAGQGGSVLLGEQSHRLQLLNQSDRRGWSAAVPVKNGWVLVGEKGVKLIDRLGEAISLHASEQKGIAMRAQP encoded by the coding sequence ATGCCAGCTGTTTTTTCGCCTGTTGGTGTATATATTCGTTGTTTGATGCTTGTCGTGTTCTTTTCATCATCGGCTAATGCTGATCGCTTGGACGCACCAGCATTAAAAACGCCACGTGCTACGTCCGGTTTATTGCTGGATATTGCTAAAGCGGGTGATCGTTTGGTTGCTGTTGGGGACCAAGGCGTGATTCTGCTCTCCGATACGCAAGGTCGTCAGTGGCAACAAGCGGATGTGCCAACCAGCGTTATGCTGACGGCAGTAACCTTTGTGACTGACTCTATTGGCTGGGCCGTAGGGCATGACGGTGTTTTGCTCCGCACCAGTGATGCAGGCCTTAATTGGCGTGTTGTGATGACGGGCAATGAGCTAAACGCGCTTCAAGTTGAGCAGTTCCAGCGTTTAGTTGATACCGGTGGCGATTCTGCAATGCCAGAGTTAGCCGTTGATGAGCTTAGTTATTATCTGGATGACGCCATTGTTGCTCAAGAAGATGGCCCCAGTTTACCTCTGTTGAATGTGTTCTTTAGCGACTCTGACCATGGATTTGTCATGGGCGCATATGGCTTGTTGATTGCAACACAAGATGGTGGCGATAGCTGGAAAGTGCTTTCACATCGTGTTCCTAACCCTGATCGTTTTCATTTAAACGCTATGACAGGCGATGCTCATTATCTGTATTTAGCCGGTGAGGCCGGTATCTTGTATCGATCTGGTGACCAAGGGGAGCACTGGGAAGCGCTTGATTCGCCTTACGAAGGATCCTTCTTTGATATCAATGTATACCGCGGTGAAGTGCTGCTTGCGGGCTTGCGGGGACACTTATTTACTAGCCCGGACCAAGGCATCACATGGGAGCAAGTGGCAATTGATACCCCCAGTACGCTTTCTGCCGTGGCCTCTCGGGATAACCAATCTCTGCTAATTGCTGGGCAAGGTGGCAGTGTTTTGCTGGGAGAGCAAAGCCATCGTTTACAACTATTGAACCAATCTGATCGTCGCGGTTGGAGTGCGGCCGTGCCTGTAAAGAATGGTTGGGTATTGGTAGGAGAAAAGGGCGTCAAATTAATAGATCGTCTGGGTGAGGCGATATCGCTGCATGCTAGCGAGCAGAAGGGGATTGCGATGAGGGCTCAGCCGTGA
- a CDS encoding branched-chain amino acid ABC transporter substrate-binding protein: MKTFTRTLLSVGTALCLYGTAAQADTIKIALAGPATGPVAQYGDMQKVGVLAAIEQINKAGGVNGDMLESVIYDDACDPKQAVAVANKIVNDGVQYVVGHLCSSSTEPASDIYDEEGVLMITAASTSPSITEKGYGMIFRTIGLDSLQGPFAAQYIIDNVKPQNMAIIHDKQQYGEGLATAVKDAVEANGITPVMFEGVTAGDKDFSALIAKLKKNNVDFIYYGGYHPELGLILRQSAEKGLNAKFMGPEGVGNPDISKIAGEASEGLLVTLPQSFDQDPANQAIVEAIKAKNEDPSGAFVFPAYSAVQIMTEAMKGADSTDPEEVAEYIHNNTFDTTTGKLAFDDKGDLTEFSFVVYDWHADGTKTPAK; the protein is encoded by the coding sequence ATGAAAACATTTACTCGCACCCTACTGAGCGTAGGTACAGCCCTGTGTTTATACGGCACAGCCGCTCAAGCAGACACGATCAAAATCGCTCTTGCTGGCCCAGCTACAGGCCCCGTTGCTCAGTATGGCGATATGCAAAAAGTTGGCGTACTGGCCGCAATCGAACAGATCAATAAGGCCGGTGGTGTTAATGGCGACATGTTAGAAAGCGTTATTTATGATGACGCTTGCGACCCTAAACAAGCGGTCGCTGTTGCTAACAAAATCGTTAACGACGGCGTTCAATATGTAGTAGGTCACCTATGCTCTTCATCAACAGAACCAGCTTCTGATATTTATGATGAAGAAGGTGTTCTGATGATCACAGCAGCATCAACCTCACCATCAATCACCGAAAAAGGCTACGGTATGATCTTCCGAACTATCGGTCTTGATAGTTTACAAGGTCCATTTGCTGCCCAATACATCATCGACAACGTTAAACCCCAAAATATGGCTATCATCCATGATAAGCAACAATACGGTGAAGGCTTAGCAACAGCGGTTAAAGATGCCGTGGAAGCTAATGGCATTACCCCTGTCATGTTTGAAGGTGTGACCGCTGGCGACAAAGACTTTTCAGCACTCATCGCAAAGCTTAAAAAGAACAACGTCGATTTTATTTACTATGGTGGCTACCATCCTGAATTAGGCCTTATCTTACGTCAGTCAGCTGAAAAAGGCTTAAATGCTAAATTCATGGGACCTGAAGGTGTAGGCAACCCAGACATTTCTAAAATTGCCGGCGAAGCTTCTGAAGGCCTTTTAGTCACGTTACCGCAAAGCTTTGATCAAGACCCCGCTAACCAAGCGATTGTAGAAGCAATTAAAGCGAAAAACGAAGACCCATCAGGCGCATTCGTCTTCCCTGCTTATTCTGCTGTTCAAATCATGACAGAAGCCATGAAAGGGGCGGACTCAACTGACCCAGAAGAAGTCGCTGAGTACATTCATAACAACACCTTTGATACCACTACTGGCAAACTAGCGTTTGACGATAAAGGTGACCTAACTGAGTTCTCTTTTGTTGTTTATGACTGGCACGCCGACGGTACTAAAACACCGGCCAAATAA
- the livH gene encoding high-affinity branched-chain amino acid ABC transporter permease LivH, with translation MSETFLYLLQQIINGLTIGSTYALIAIGYTMVYGIIGMINFAHGEIYMIGSYISFIVIAGLLGMGLVGLPIILLVALIVAVIIASTYGWTVERVAYRPLRGSNRLIPLISAIGMSIFLQNYVVLAQGSRDVALPPQITGGWTFGDPSVFEVSFSYMQLIIWTVTVISMTGLTLFISRSRMGRACRACSEDIGMTNLLGIDTNRIIALTFIIGAALAAIAGLLLGLYYGVVNPFVGFMAGLKAFTAAVLGGIGSIPGAMLGGLILGVTEALTSAYFPSEYKDVVSFGLLVLILLFRPSGLLGKPEVEKV, from the coding sequence ATGTCTGAAACGTTTTTATACTTACTACAACAAATAATTAACGGGCTAACAATTGGCTCAACATACGCATTAATCGCCATTGGCTACACCATGGTGTATGGCATTATTGGCATGATCAACTTCGCTCATGGCGAAATTTATATGATCGGTTCCTACATCAGTTTTATTGTGATCGCGGGACTATTAGGAATGGGGCTAGTTGGCTTACCGATTATCCTACTAGTTGCACTAATCGTGGCCGTTATTATAGCGAGCACCTATGGTTGGACTGTTGAGCGTGTTGCCTACCGCCCCTTACGCGGATCTAATCGGCTTATTCCCCTAATTTCTGCTATTGGCATGTCCATTTTTCTTCAAAACTACGTGGTTCTTGCTCAAGGCTCACGTGATGTAGCCTTACCACCGCAAATCACGGGCGGTTGGACATTTGGAGACCCTTCCGTATTCGAGGTGTCGTTCTCATACATGCAGCTGATCATATGGACTGTGACCGTCATTAGCATGACAGGCTTAACCTTGTTCATATCCCGCTCCCGAATGGGTCGCGCGTGCCGTGCTTGCTCCGAAGACATTGGCATGACCAACCTATTAGGCATCGACACTAACCGGATTATCGCGCTGACCTTTATTATTGGTGCCGCATTAGCTGCCATTGCAGGTTTATTGCTAGGCTTATATTACGGCGTAGTTAACCCATTTGTCGGCTTTATGGCAGGATTAAAAGCCTTCACCGCTGCCGTACTCGGCGGGATCGGATCTATTCCCGGCGCAATGTTGGGGGGACTAATTTTAGGGGTTACTGAGGCATTAACCTCGGCCTACTTCCCTTCCGAATATAAAGATGTTGTCTCGTTTGGCCTCTTAGTATTGATTCTTCTATTCCGCCCCAGTGGTTTATTAGGTAAGCCGGAGGTGGAAAAAGTCTAA